The nucleotide sequence GCACTCTTATTCAATGACAAAGTTCTTCACCGATATTGCAGGACTGGTAAttttattatgattatgattatgattatggttatgattattattattcttattattataatttttattgtaataacaataatcTCTCGCTTTTATTCTCCGCCATATATTACATTTATTAAATCTtctttatttcattatcaCTCCGCTCAAGCAGCAACTTGTTGGTGGTgttcttcctcctcttcctcGTGTTGTGGTTGTTCCTCGTCccattgttcttcttcgtccaGGTAAGCATCGTCGAAGTTTCTGATGGACAACGAAGGCTTAACGGCAGCAGAGTCCAAGGTCCATTGGTTCAAAGCGTTCTCAGCGTCGATAATAATCTGCTTGGAAGCTTCGTAACCATCGTAGGCTGGTCTAGTTTCACCTGGGGTAACAGGAGAATCGTCcaacaattccaacaaTGCCTTACCGTAACCAGCAATCAAGGCCAGTTTTTCGGAGTGTTCGATGATGGAGTCGAACTGGTAGTTGAAAGCGGCTCTCAACTTAGATCTGGTGATATTGGACAACTGGGCCTCGGCAACAAGCGATTCAGCCTCGGCACGGACCATCTCTTGCTCCAAAACCTCAATCTTTGGCGATTGAGGGTCCTTGTATTTCAAGTACGCAATCTTGTCGGCAATCTTGGCCTTTCTGTCACGGGATGGCTGGACAGACCCCTCAATGTCTCTGATAGACTTCAAGGTCAATCTGTACTGGTCGTAACGGTCGATGAACTGGTCGTCCAACTCGGACATTTCGTAAATCAAAACACCCAACTTGTCGGTGATATCCGAAACATCGTCATCATTCTCCAAACCCCACAACGAAAGCTGCTTGGCCGCGTCTCTACGCTCATTGGCAGCCAACTCGATAGAACGAAGCACGTTCTTCTCAATCTTCACAAGCTGCGACAACTTACGCGACAACTCTGGCCCAAAAGCACCTGCTGCGTTTCTTCTAAAGCTGTAAGCCAACCCACCCTTACCGAAAAATCTGCTCTTGGTACTAgatggtggtggtggaggaTTCTGCAAGTCTGAGGCGGTTGGTGCCCTGGTAGACCTTAAAGAATATGTTCTGTGCATCTTCCAAAAACTTCtctttgatgatgatgattatgattattatatctactttccttcttctttgcttcaAGCTCTAATCTAAaatccaaagaaagaacctTCCAACAAAACAGAGTCAGTTTAGTTTACTTTACTTATAATGCTAAAAGTACCCTTAACAACTCTATACctatctatatatatacacacacatttCATGCACcaatacatacacacacacacttcCATATGCAACGGGCATGCCGTAAAGTGGTTGGGAGTTGCTTTCGAAAAATGcttgcttcttccaattttcccttttcccttt is from Kluyveromyces marxianus DMKU3-1042 DNA, complete genome, chromosome 2 and encodes:
- the PIL1 gene encoding lipid-binding protein PIL1, which gives rise to MHRTYSLRSTRAPTASDLQNPPPPPSSTKSRFFGKGGLAYSFRRNAAGAFGPELSRKLSQLVKIEKNVLRSIELAANERRDAAKQLSLWGLENDDDVSDITDKLGVLIYEMSELDDQFIDRYDQYRLTLKSIRDIEGSVQPSRDRKAKIADKIAYLKYKDPQSPKIEVLEQEMVRAEAESLVAEAQLSNITRSKLRAAFNYQFDSIIEHSEKLALIAGYGKALLELLDDSPVTPGETRPAYDGYEASKQIIIDAENALNQWTLDSAAVKPSLSIRNFDDAYLDEEEQWDEEQPQHEEEEEEHHQQVAA